Below is a window of Candidatus Acidiferrales bacterium DNA.
CAGCGCACACGCGGGAATCGATCCTGAGCGCGGCGTCAATGCCGTGCACGAAATTTCACTGCAAATTGCGCGATTGATGGAGCTAAACAATCCGCGCCGGGGGATTACGTTGCAGGCGAATGTCGTCGAAGGCGGGACGGCGACAAACGTCGTCCCGGATCGCGCATGCGCGCGCATTGATGTCCGTGCAACGCGTGCGGAAGATGCTGCTGCGCTGAATCGGCGGCTCCATGCGATACGGCCAATTATGCCCGGTGCGAAAATTGAAGTCCGTGGCGGAGTGAACCGGCCGCCGATGGAACGTTCCGCGGGATCGCGCAAGCTCTTTCAGCTCGCGCGCGAACTGGCGCGCGAGATGGGGCTTGACCTCAACGAAGCATCGACGGGCGGGGGATCAGACGGCAACTTCACCGCCGCTTTGGGCATCCCTACACTCGACGGCATGGGCGCGGTCGGCGACGGAGCGCACAGCCCCAAAGAACACGTGGTGATTCGCGGACTTCTGCAACATGCTGCATTGCTCGCTGGCTTGCTCGCAACAATATAGAAGGCCGGCATTTCTCGTGCATCGGGACTGCTTCCATCCGCGCCACACTCACAAAGCAATACGTCTGCTCATGACTTGCCGGTATATGCCACAAGTTGCTAGAGTCAAAGACATGTTCGGCAGGTTCCTAATCATCGCGGGATTTTTTCTTGTCAATGGCGCCACGTCCGCGATGCAGGCTCCTCCGATGCCACAAACGCAGACTTCGGAGGAGCTCTATCAATCGTTGAGCACGGTCCAGGTGGATCCGTCGCGCATCTATGCAGTTCGAGACTTGACGCTGCGCCGCGATGGCGTGGCGCTCACTTTAGGGGATGGCAAGTTTGCTTTCTTGATGGCCGTCGACGGCCGCGTTACAGGAGCCGTTTTCCTTGGCCGAGGGCATTTCTTCGCGCTGCCGCCCAATGCCGCCGAGCGAGCCTCTGTATTTCGTTTTTTGAAAGTCCCCTTGATCGATCTGGACATTTCGCAGGCCTACCTGCGTTTCGATGATAGCTTCCGCAAGGAAATCGAGCGCGAGTTGGCGGACCAAAAGGCTACTGCGTCGAACGATCCTGAATTCGTGCGAACATGGGCGCCCATCGTGGCAAAACTAAATCCGGGATTGACACTTCGCGCGATGGAGGACTGGCTTTCGGCCTCGCCGAAACCTTATTTCTATGCCGCGCTAAGCTCAGAAACGATGGATCCTTTTGATGCCTATGTGGACGAGCAGCGCGCCGACACGGTGACCATTGGCCAAGTCCGCGACGCAAATGGCGCTTCTTATCTCGACACATGGAGCGCATTTGCCGCTCCAAATCTTCCCGCTCCGCTTGCTGAATTCACGCCCTTGGACTATGGGATAGACACAACGATCAACGACGACCTGAGCCTCTCAGGCACAACCGAAATTCATCTGAGGATTCATGGCAATTACGAGCGCATGCTCGAATTGGAGCTTTCACGGTCCTTGCGAGTACAGAGCGTCACGGATTCCGCCGGTCAGAAACTACCGTTTTTCCAGAACCAGGATTTGAGCCGTCAGGAAATCGCCCGAAGAGGAAACGATGCGCTATTCGTCGTATTGCCGGCCGAGGCCCCGCCCAACGATGAATATCGCCTCCGCGTAACATACTCGGGAACCGTGATTGAGGATGCCGGCAATGGAGTGTTTTTCGTTGGCGATCGCGGGAGCTGGTATGCGCGCGTGGCCGGACAGCAATTATTCGTGCCTTACGACTTGAAGTTCCGCTGGCCAAAGCATCTGACACTCGTTGCCACGGGGCAACAAATAGAAACGGCAGACGAAGGCTCAGCCCGCACGGGCCATTGGCATACATCTTCTCCTGTTGCTGTCGTAGGATTTAATTTGGGCGATTATGCCTCCCTGACTGTTCCTGGCAACCCGGCAATCAATCTTTTCGCAAACCACGATCTCGAGCAGGCGATCGTAAATCGATTGCAGCAGAACTCGACCGATCGTTTGTTACCTGGCCAGATCCAGCAGTCGATTGACGCTACCGGCACTCAGGGCCTATTGCCCAATCCCGCCGGAGTGTTGAAGGACCTCGGTAAAAGTCTTGCGGGCTCCGTGGATTACTACGAAAAACTGGACGGCCCTTTCCCTTTCCCCGAACTGGACGTCTCCCAAATCCCCGGCTCTTTTGGCCAGGGCTGGCCTGGCCTTCTCTATTTGACGACACTGGTTTTCCTTCCGCCACAGGCTCAACAGCAGGCAGGATTGGCAGTGGAAGCGCAGGAAGAAGTGCAAAGACTGGTTCCTTACCACGAAGTCGCCCACCAGTGGTGGGGCAACGTCGTCGACGCGGCAAGCTACCGAGACGTCTGGCTGGAAGAGGCCGTGGCCGATTATTTGTCTCTGATGTATGACGAGAGCCGCCATCCGGGGAAACATTCCATGGACCGCTGGCTTTCCATCTATCGCGATGCGCTCCTCGCGAAAGTGCCCTCTGGCGAAGAAACAATCGAGCAGGCCGGCCCGCTTGATTTCGGATATCGCGTGGATTCCTCTAGATCGCCCGACGCCTACAACACAATCATCTACGACAAGGGCGCCTGGGTGATTCACATGCTTCGCATGATGCTGCGTGATCCTCACGCAAGGAATCCCGACGCCCGATTCGCGGAACTCCTGCGAAATGTTCTCGAAAAATATCGCTTCCAGCCGCTCTCGACTGAGCAATTCGAAGAAGAGGTTAATCATGTCATGACGCGGTCCATGGATCTTGAGAATGACCACTCCGTGGATTGGTTTTTCGACGAGTGGGTGCGCTCCACAGGAATTCCGGAATACAGCGCGACATTTCATGTACGTCCGCGGGGAGATCAATTCGAAATCGAGGGCACGTTGCAACAGGATGGCGTCCCAGGCGCGTTCACGGAATCAGTCCCGATCTACGAAACTCTGGCAAACCCGCGGACAAAGGAAACGATTTACCTCGGCAATGTGGTTACGACGGGAAGCTCGACGGACTTCCGCTTCGAATCGCGCGTGCGTCCCCAGAAACTTGCGATCGATCCCGAACACACGATTCTCTGCCGTACAAAATAATTGTCAAATCCGGAGCGGCGGGAATCGAAACTATGCGTGAAAACCCGCGTGACGGACTTCCTTGCGGTAATCCGGCGCGACAATTTCGACTGTGCGGCACATTTCGTAGAGCCGCGAGCGAATGCGCATTCCGACGCGATCTTCGAGCGTATCGCCGCCGGGCACAGCAATGGCCTCCCCTGAAGGCAGAGTGGCAGCCGGCCGTTTAAAATCCTTATCCAGGAAGTTTGACGTCAAGAGCGTCACGCGGTGTTCGTTATAGCGCGTATTGAGAATGTGTCCAACGGTCTCGAGCGCCCACGGCGAAGGCTTCGAAGAGCCTACGTCATCCAGCAACAAGACTTCTGTTTTGAGCACGGGATCGAGGACGCTCATCTCCGTCGAATTGCTCTCCGGATTGTAACTATCCTGAATTTCCTTTAGCAGTTCGCGGTAGTCATAAAAAAGCCCAGAGTGGCCTCGTTGCACGATTTCTTCGAGCGCCGCAACCGCCAGATGCGTCTTGCCCACGCCGCATGGCCCCATTAACAATAGTCCATGCTCTGTGCCCACGGGAAAATCACGGGCAAACGCCTGCACAACAACCTTCGCTTGCGCCAAGCTGCGATTCCATGCCTTGGCTTCGCCGCTCCGGTAATCGAGGTCTGTGTCGTAGCTTTCAAAATTGCAGTGCAGGTAACGCCGTGGCAGCCGCGCGCGGTCAAGTACGCGGTCACGGCGATCTCCGGCGGTACAGTCACACGGGACAGCCCAGACCGTCTTCGGTTCACCTGCAGCTGAACCGGCACGAGAGCTATTTGCTGGTACGAAAACTTGCGCTTCAGCGTTTCCATCCGGCCGTTCGACAATTCTCCAGCCGGTCCCCTCGCAATTCGGGCAATCCGCTTGAGCCATAACGCAAGGATATGCGCAGCGTGCCACCCGCGCAAGCAGACATCCTGTGCACAGATGTGGAAGCTGTGGATACTCGACAGTTACGCATGTTTGGTTCTGATAGCCGCCGATTGGGCGGGCGCTACAATCGAGTTATTATATTTCCGTGCTATAATCCGCGCGTTTTCAGACAAAGATTCGATTTGCGCCGTAGCCGTTTGTCGTGCAGTCTGGCGCAAGGTCTCTGGCGAAGGCATCACGGTTAAGACCCAAGGAGCGAACCTGCCATGAAGAGTCTGTTTGTTGGCAACTTGAACTTTCAGACGACCGAAAATGAATTGCGCGAGCTTTTTGCTCCCTTCGGACAGGTGGCGCGCGTGCACATCGCCAAGGATCGTGAAACGGGACGCGCGCGCGGCTTTGCATTTATCGAGATGCCCAATGATGCGGAAGCATCTGCCGCGATCCAAGGCCTCGATGGAAAAGAAGTCGGGGGCAGAAATTTGAAGGTTAACGAAGCGCGCCCCAAGGGTGAAGCCGGCCCCAAGCGCGGCGGCGGATTTAACAAAGGTGGCGGGAACCGTGGCGGAGGAAATCGTGGCGGAGGCGGAAAAGATCGTTTTTCGACCGAAGATTATCGCGACTCCGCACGCCAGCCTCGCGAGCCTCGCTGGTAATTTCAAACCTGCGGTTAGCTGCCTCTTTCTATTTTCCTGTCGAAAGAAAAAAATCCTACTTCTCGATGTGAATAGCCTTCGGCGGAATGGCGCGGACAATGGCATTGCGCATTGCGCGGCGATCTTCGGCGCTAAAGCCTTTGGCCAGTTCGCCGCGCACGAACCCGATAAAGGCCTCCATCTGATGCTGCATCTCTGACATTTTGTCGCGCATGTTGAGGATGATTTCGATTCCCGCGAGATTCACTCCGAGCTCACGAGTGAGCGTCAAAATCACTTCGAGTCGTTCGAGATCTTGATCGGTGTAAAGGCGCGTGTTGCCCTGCGAACGTGACGGTTTCAGCAGACCCACGCGTTCGTAGAGGCGCAGCGTTTGCGGATGAAGCTTATACAGTTCCGCAACGGCGCTGATCATGTATCCAGCCTTGGCCCTTTTTCTCGGACGCGCCATTCGTCGTTCCTCTTATAGAGCGCCATGCGAAAAGATTTCTTTTCGCGGGTCTTCCGTGTCGTGTTTGGCTAAATCGCGCAAGAGTTGCCGCACTCGTTCGTCTTCCGGCCGTGGCACGACCACACGTACCTCAACCAGTTGGTCTCCGCGGTGTCCCTGCCGCCGCACTGATGGCGCGCCTTTGTCGCGCAGGCGCAGAACCTTGCCGCTACTTGTCCCCGGCGGAATACGCACTTGGGCGCGGCCGTCAATCGTAGGCACTTCGATTTTCGCTCCGAGTGCCGCCTCCGTCACCGTCACAGGCACGATCGTGTAAAGGTCGTCGCCGCGCCGCTCGAAAAATGGATGCTGTTCCACACGCGTGATGACGTAAAGGTCGCCCGCCGGCCCGCCAAGCGTTCCGGCATTGCCGCGTCCCGGAACGCGAAAACGCGAA
It encodes the following:
- a CDS encoding M1 family aminopeptidase → MFGRFLIIAGFFLVNGATSAMQAPPMPQTQTSEELYQSLSTVQVDPSRIYAVRDLTLRRDGVALTLGDGKFAFLMAVDGRVTGAVFLGRGHFFALPPNAAERASVFRFLKVPLIDLDISQAYLRFDDSFRKEIERELADQKATASNDPEFVRTWAPIVAKLNPGLTLRAMEDWLSASPKPYFYAALSSETMDPFDAYVDEQRADTVTIGQVRDANGASYLDTWSAFAAPNLPAPLAEFTPLDYGIDTTINDDLSLSGTTEIHLRIHGNYERMLELELSRSLRVQSVTDSAGQKLPFFQNQDLSRQEIARRGNDALFVVLPAEAPPNDEYRLRVTYSGTVIEDAGNGVFFVGDRGSWYARVAGQQLFVPYDLKFRWPKHLTLVATGQQIETADEGSARTGHWHTSSPVAVVGFNLGDYASLTVPGNPAINLFANHDLEQAIVNRLQQNSTDRLLPGQIQQSIDATGTQGLLPNPAGVLKDLGKSLAGSVDYYEKLDGPFPFPELDVSQIPGSFGQGWPGLLYLTTLVFLPPQAQQQAGLAVEAQEEVQRLVPYHEVAHQWWGNVVDAASYRDVWLEEAVADYLSLMYDESRHPGKHSMDRWLSIYRDALLAKVPSGEETIEQAGPLDFGYRVDSSRSPDAYNTIIYDKGAWVIHMLRMMLRDPHARNPDARFAELLRNVLEKYRFQPLSTEQFEEEVNHVMTRSMDLENDHSVDWFFDEWVRSTGIPEYSATFHVRPRGDQFEIEGTLQQDGVPGAFTESVPIYETLANPRTKETIYLGNVVTTGSSTDFRFESRVRPQKLAIDPEHTILCRTK
- a CDS encoding ATP-binding protein, with amino-acid sequence MAQADCPNCEGTGWRIVERPDGNAEAQVFVPANSSRAGSAAGEPKTVWAVPCDCTAGDRRDRVLDRARLPRRYLHCNFESYDTDLDYRSGEAKAWNRSLAQAKVVVQAFARDFPVGTEHGLLLMGPCGVGKTHLAVAALEEIVQRGHSGLFYDYRELLKEIQDSYNPESNSTEMSVLDPVLKTEVLLLDDVGSSKPSPWALETVGHILNTRYNEHRVTLLTSNFLDKDFKRPAATLPSGEAIAVPGGDTLEDRVGMRIRSRLYEMCRTVEIVAPDYRKEVRHAGFHA
- a CDS encoding RNA-binding protein, with the translated sequence MKSLFVGNLNFQTTENELRELFAPFGQVARVHIAKDRETGRARGFAFIEMPNDAEASAAIQGLDGKEVGGRNLKVNEARPKGEAGPKRGGGFNKGGGNRGGGNRGGGGKDRFSTEDYRDSARQPREPRW
- a CDS encoding helix-turn-helix transcriptional regulator, which encodes MARPRKRAKAGYMISAVAELYKLHPQTLRLYERVGLLKPSRSQGNTRLYTDQDLERLEVILTLTRELGVNLAGIEIILNMRDKMSEMQHQMEAFIGFVRGELAKGFSAEDRRAMRNAIVRAIPPKAIHIEK